Proteins from a single region of Pseudomonas quebecensis:
- a CDS encoding WD40/YVTN/BNR-like repeat-containing protein produces MGWVVCRPRAARRVALLATALSLFGAVALSTAVQAASDTPAAAVFAIESPKAAKGLMIDVVHAGKRLVAVGDRGHILYSDDQGATWAQAKVPTRQLLTAVFFVDDKHGWAVGHDAQILASSDGGATWTQQYQDLKREAPLLDVWFKNASHGLAVGAYGALLETNDGGNSWEDVSDRLDNEDQFHLNAIAAIKDAGLFIVGEQGSMFRSSDDGQTWEKLEGPYEGSLFGVIGTAQPQTLLAYGLRGNLYRSTDFGGTWEQVELNAARGALEFGLSGATLLEDGSLVVVGNGGSVVVSHDDGQTFSVFNRPDRISLSAVTAAGNGNLILAGQGGVRVARPTGAELEKQ; encoded by the coding sequence ATGGGTTGGGTTGTCTGCCGCCCACGCGCCGCACGCAGGGTTGCGTTGCTGGCCACAGCGCTCTCGCTGTTTGGGGCTGTCGCGTTGTCGACCGCCGTCCAGGCCGCCAGCGATACCCCCGCCGCCGCGGTGTTTGCGATTGAATCCCCCAAGGCCGCCAAAGGCCTGATGATCGACGTAGTCCACGCCGGCAAGCGCCTGGTGGCGGTCGGTGATCGCGGGCATATCCTCTATTCCGATGACCAGGGCGCCACCTGGGCCCAGGCCAAGGTCCCCACCCGGCAACTGCTTACCGCTGTATTTTTCGTCGATGACAAACACGGCTGGGCCGTCGGCCACGATGCGCAGATCCTCGCCAGCAGCGACGGCGGCGCCACCTGGACCCAGCAGTATCAAGACCTCAAGCGCGAAGCGCCGTTGCTCGACGTGTGGTTCAAGAACGCCAGCCACGGCCTGGCCGTCGGCGCTTACGGTGCGCTGCTGGAAACCAACGACGGCGGCAACAGCTGGGAAGACGTCAGCGACCGCCTCGACAACGAAGACCAGTTCCACCTCAACGCCATCGCCGCCATCAAGGACGCCGGGCTGTTTATCGTCGGCGAGCAGGGCAGCATGTTCCGTTCCAGCGACGACGGCCAGACCTGGGAAAAACTCGAAGGTCCCTACGAGGGCTCGCTGTTTGGCGTGATCGGCACCGCACAACCTCAAACCCTGCTGGCCTACGGCTTGCGCGGCAACCTTTACCGCTCCACGGATTTCGGCGGCACGTGGGAGCAGGTCGAGCTCAACGCCGCGCGCGGCGCCCTGGAGTTCGGTCTGTCGGGCGCCACCTTGCTGGAGGATGGCTCGCTGGTGGTGGTCGGCAACGGCGGCAGCGTGGTGGTCAGCCACGACGACGGCCAGACCTTCAGCGTGTTCAACCGCCCGGACCGCATCTCCCTCTCGGCGGTGACCGCCGCAGGCAATGGCAACCTGATTCTGGCCGGGCAGGGCGGCGTTCGCGTCGCCAGGCCAACGGGCGCCGAACTCGAAAAACAATAA
- a CDS encoding efflux RND transporter permease subunit yields MSSHHNDKATFLERLIFNNRPAVIVICLLVSVFLFWQATLIRPSTSFEKMIPLKHPFIEKMMEHRNDLANLGNTVRISVEAKDGDIFTKEYMETLRQINDEVFYISGVDRSGLKSLWSPSVRWTEVTEEGFAGGEVIPQSYNGSPQSLDQLRNNVLKSGQVGRLVANDFKSSIVDIPLLESYPDPQDQGKLLALDYQKFSHELEDKIRTKFEAQNPNVKIHIVGFAKKVGDLIDGLIMVVLFFGIAFMITLVLLYWFTWCIRSTIAVLITTLVAVVWQLGLMHAVGFGLDPYSMLVPFLIFAIGISHGVQKINGIALQSSDADNALTAARRTFRQLFLPGMIAILADAVGFITLLIIDIGVIRELAIGASIGVAVIVFTNLILLPVAISYVGISKRAIERSKKDAHREHRFWRLLSRFASAKVAPVSILLALVAFGGGLWYSQHLKIGDLDQGAPELRPDSRYNKDNNFIISNYSTSSDVLVVMVKTKAEGCSRYEAMAPIDQLMWKMQNTEGVQSAISLVTVSKQMIKGMNEGNLKWETLSRNPDVLNNSIARADGLYNNNCSLAPVLVFLNDHKAETLDRAVHAVQEFARENNKDGLEFILAAGNAGIEAATNEVIKESELIILILVYLCVATMCMITFRSWAATLCIVLPLVLTSVLGNALMAFMGIGVKVATLPVVALGVGIGVDYGIYIYSRLESFLRAGLPLQEAYYQTLKSTGKAVLFTGLCLAIGVCTWIFSAIKFQADMGLMLTFMLLWNMFGALWLLPALARFLIKPEKLAGQKGNSLFAH; encoded by the coding sequence ATGAGCAGTCATCACAACGATAAAGCGACCTTTCTTGAGCGCCTGATCTTCAATAATCGCCCGGCGGTGATCGTGATCTGCCTGCTGGTGAGTGTGTTCCTGTTCTGGCAGGCGACGTTGATTCGCCCGTCCACCAGCTTCGAAAAAATGATCCCCCTCAAGCACCCCTTCATCGAAAAAATGATGGAGCATCGCAACGACCTGGCCAACCTGGGCAACACGGTGCGTATCTCGGTGGAAGCCAAGGACGGTGACATTTTCACTAAGGAGTACATGGAGACTCTGCGGCAGATCAACGACGAGGTGTTCTATATCTCCGGCGTCGACCGCTCGGGCCTCAAGTCGCTGTGGAGCCCCAGCGTGCGCTGGACCGAAGTGACCGAAGAAGGCTTCGCCGGTGGTGAGGTGATCCCGCAGAGCTACAACGGCTCGCCGCAAAGCCTCGATCAACTGCGTAACAACGTGCTTAAGTCCGGCCAGGTCGGGCGCCTGGTGGCCAACGATTTCAAGTCGAGCATCGTCGATATTCCGCTGCTGGAGTCGTACCCGGACCCGCAGGACCAGGGCAAGTTGCTCGCCCTGGATTACCAGAAGTTTTCCCACGAGCTTGAAGACAAGATCCGCACCAAGTTCGAAGCGCAAAACCCCAACGTGAAAATCCATATCGTTGGCTTTGCCAAGAAGGTCGGCGACCTGATCGACGGCCTGATCATGGTCGTGCTGTTCTTCGGTATCGCCTTCATGATCACCCTGGTGCTGCTGTACTGGTTCACCTGGTGTATCCGCAGCACCATCGCCGTGCTGATCACCACCCTGGTGGCGGTGGTCTGGCAGCTGGGGTTGATGCATGCGGTGGGCTTCGGGCTGGACCCTTACTCGATGCTGGTGCCGTTCCTGATCTTCGCCATCGGCATTTCCCACGGCGTGCAAAAGATCAACGGCATCGCCCTGCAATCGAGCGACGCCGACAACGCCCTGACCGCTGCGCGCCGCACGTTCCGCCAGTTGTTCCTGCCGGGCATGATCGCCATTCTCGCCGACGCCGTGGGCTTTATCACCCTGCTGATCATCGACATCGGCGTGATCCGCGAGCTGGCCATCGGCGCCTCCATCGGCGTGGCGGTGATCGTGTTCACCAACCTGATCCTGTTGCCGGTGGCGATTTCCTACGTCGGCATCAGCAAGCGCGCCATCGAGCGCAGTAAAAAGGATGCGCATCGTGAGCATCGTTTCTGGCGCCTGCTGTCCAGGTTCGCCAGTGCCAAAGTCGCGCCGGTCTCGATCCTGCTGGCCCTGGTCGCTTTCGGCGGCGGCCTCTGGTACAGCCAGCACCTGAAGATCGGCGACCTCGACCAGGGCGCGCCGGAACTGCGCCCGGACTCGCGTTACAACAAAGACAACAACTTCATCATCAGCAACTACTCCACCAGCTCCGACGTGCTGGTGGTGATGGTCAAGACCAAGGCCGAAGGCTGCTCGCGCTATGAAGCCATGGCGCCCATCGACCAGTTGATGTGGAAGATGCAGAACACCGAGGGCGTGCAGTCGGCGATCTCGCTGGTCACCGTGTCCAAGCAAATGATCAAGGGCATGAACGAGGGCAACCTGAAATGGGAAACCCTGTCGCGCAACCCCGATGTGCTGAACAACTCCATCGCCCGCGCCGACGGCCTGTACAACAACAATTGTTCCCTCGCGCCGGTGCTGGTGTTCCTCAACGACCACAAGGCCGAGACCCTCGACCGCGCGGTGCATGCGGTGCAGGAATTCGCCAGGGAAAACAACAAGGACGGCCTGGAATTTATCCTGGCCGCCGGTAACGCCGGCATCGAAGCGGCCACCAACGAGGTGATCAAGGAGTCGGAGCTGATCATCCTGATCCTGGTGTACCTGTGCGTGGCGACCATGTGCATGATCACCTTCCGTTCCTGGGCGGCCACCCTGTGCATCGTGCTGCCGCTGGTGTTGACCTCGGTGCTGGGCAACGCGCTGATGGCGTTCATGGGCATCGGCGTCAAGGTCGCGACCCTGCCGGTGGTGGCGTTGGGCGTCGGGATCGGCGTGGATTACGGCATCTACATCTACAGCCGCCTGGAAAGCTTCCTGCGCGCGGGCCTGCCGCTGCAGGAAGCCTATTACCAGACGCTCAAGTCCACCGGCAAAGCCGTGCTGTTCACCGGCCTGTGCCTGGCGATCGGCGTGTGTACCTGGATTTTCTCGGCGATCAAGTTCCAGGCTGACATGGGCCTGATGCTCACGTTCATGCTGCTGTGGAACATGTTCGGCGCGTTGTGGCTGCTGCCGGCCCTGGCGCGCTTCCTGATCAAACCGGAAAAGCTGGCCGGGCAGAAGGGCAATTCGCTGTTCGCCCACTGA
- a CDS encoding dermonecrotic toxin domain-containing protein translates to MPTPDTRILAQAVHAQFAARPTLRSVTTQMLADNLRDKYPPLTLPASALYLAHPRDGGGRALAPLVEVALTYLADGSLPDLSTRGGLDAYLSDASGTRLVYDAQGSRAYDLTVIQDAIRELPLILHVGFQEALSVFWSEDDGSGNTRWQWLAGVLQGVFRGCTINQPGADPLQLRTLTSLVRYPARETRNRQAWPGSAVHAYCVETRLEHDDVTLTLQGSEILIVSGERVWLYSLPGQLEAFASLQAFGLAWGERMAQRYNAEKITWRQYEPDGDLFEVQAALVLNQQLEDLAAFDLRVQTTPIELAARLAALTDPAPLFIAPGSTPAPSLEAVRAALPDWLKNASTADRLAYRQCLLEQASLQRLNPGERYLDGIETLRSFAAKRLNQQLCRGRNAALNLEETCTDDATLAWRAEDLQLVFKVAIGTLQGGYLETVTMSLVDLALKNLAGKPSGNVTLRHRERREIEAWLTTDYLMQMIEQVDIGRYYPAYLREHLLDDNPQAQKRQQLFIQQCPVQLKTLALEYKIKGEGGLTRRGFQCVSAVVEPVRAQRCVGDDEIIMRVLAFRRKPDAHADVVQNMFIIEPRNADAGPHVLYRPAYAQSLLEFASREQLLNAIAAPGELQDSVLTWLPDNARAIYSNGGFTEPHIIRFSLGSESDVLPGVPSPATLAPADDRSAGEILGYLSNGRLMEYLFGSEARQLVDLAQRQSTSSAQSRWAHLLEGVQLGFNTLLVVIRGPLAAAAWMLQLTQSLSQDLPALQSDDPVARELAWVDVLLNIGMLLVHQGQASEAMVETEHRAQTLAQLPLRRRLGDPVSHPQAQVHYAGTGVPSEPPGGGRTPLDFDRSLASDSASARLLEKLLAVSRPWPKPAPAAVDIGPFQGLYRIDSLWHASVGGLLFRVSIVPGVGEVFIIHPQKTDHPGIKLKTDGKGHWTLDRGLKLQGGGPKRIAALREENREKTRQLINRAEALNAEITPQMATLRESMTRMEEADQALARQGRVLNVAWNLMDQADVQQRPALQARHTQEMQRHSAARAQFEILMQTLIERFEHTSRLRQEAIQVGRDLEKFGGARMHVQERAKMLKLIWEQQFVIHTYLRNWTNSLLYSNRGEPMGHLEKRMLVSYVLGDPGAYNEHVSRSIEMADALERMGQLASEMETTLDQLEQDSGAGRAIRQDFLAMINPSTFFNENMRLRALSALAGVTAVVSDSRLPPQEALYVKRLNSLDIHQAVQSHIAVRSSDGFPLDEQRNVYESLLAHYNEYENGIQALKAINPLRLPSSSERFLQSLRYAQALAQNELESVVRKQEALAVELPLSKTLRAKAPTTKVFRTRGKDYLVGDFKLTDAQEEQVTITDAFTTRALTTFKKSGDGWAQVVEKDPDAPVTSPPKIALATLREQGRGLINQRAAIEQVISAQQSELDDPVTRQAINPADWEELLGGQARELDAVADELAHHYPEASTDLIEEFRVNARDMQRKAVQVCSAAYKLQWPTQVGIEYLWRNQQIDINLTSLAAPQRPTLRGDFFTEYAVYDKVGKPPKVLWYAHFHYATAQAPAAAYTRAHLKLPEQRKFTQKDLLKEHVQQQLQAHGEPGAVPLRSIVYALISPPVDQLFLAIAPRP, encoded by the coding sequence ATGCCCACTCCAGATACCCGGATCCTGGCGCAAGCCGTACACGCGCAATTTGCCGCGCGACCTACCTTGCGCTCGGTCACCACACAGATGTTGGCCGACAACCTGCGGGATAAATACCCGCCTTTGACCCTGCCCGCCTCCGCCCTCTACCTGGCCCACCCGCGTGACGGCGGCGGCCGCGCCTTGGCGCCGTTGGTGGAGGTCGCGCTGACTTACCTTGCCGACGGCTCACTGCCCGACCTGTCAACGCGCGGCGGCCTCGATGCCTACTTGAGCGACGCCAGCGGAACACGCCTGGTTTATGACGCGCAAGGCTCGCGCGCGTATGACCTGACCGTTATCCAGGATGCAATCCGGGAGCTGCCCTTGATCCTGCATGTAGGTTTTCAAGAAGCCTTGAGCGTGTTCTGGAGCGAGGACGACGGCAGCGGTAACACGCGCTGGCAATGGCTCGCCGGCGTGTTGCAGGGCGTGTTTCGGGGCTGCACGATCAACCAGCCCGGGGCCGACCCCTTACAACTGCGCACCCTGACCAGCCTGGTCCGCTACCCCGCACGGGAAACCCGCAATCGACAGGCATGGCCCGGCAGCGCCGTGCATGCTTATTGCGTGGAAACGCGCCTGGAACACGACGACGTCACGCTCACGCTACAGGGCAGTGAAATCCTCATCGTCAGCGGCGAACGGGTCTGGCTGTATAGCCTGCCGGGCCAACTGGAAGCCTTTGCCAGCCTGCAAGCCTTTGGCCTGGCATGGGGCGAACGCATGGCGCAACGCTACAACGCCGAAAAGATCACCTGGCGCCAATACGAACCCGATGGCGACCTGTTCGAGGTGCAAGCGGCGCTGGTGCTCAACCAGCAACTGGAAGACCTTGCCGCGTTCGATCTGCGCGTGCAGACCACGCCAATCGAACTGGCCGCCCGATTGGCCGCGCTCACCGATCCGGCGCCCTTGTTCATTGCGCCTGGGTCGACGCCTGCGCCGTCGCTGGAGGCAGTCCGGGCCGCGCTTCCCGACTGGCTCAAAAACGCCTCGACGGCCGACCGACTGGCCTATCGCCAATGCCTGCTGGAGCAGGCCAGCCTGCAGCGCCTGAACCCTGGCGAACGGTATCTGGACGGCATCGAGACGCTGCGCAGTTTTGCTGCCAAACGCTTGAACCAGCAATTGTGCCGGGGTCGCAATGCCGCCCTGAACCTGGAGGAAACCTGCACCGATGACGCCACGTTGGCCTGGCGCGCCGAAGACTTGCAACTGGTCTTCAAGGTCGCAATCGGTACGCTGCAGGGCGGTTACCTGGAAACGGTGACGATGAGCCTGGTCGACCTGGCCCTGAAAAACCTGGCGGGCAAGCCCAGCGGCAACGTCACCCTGCGCCACCGCGAGAGGCGGGAAATCGAAGCGTGGCTGACCACCGATTACCTGATGCAGATGATCGAACAGGTCGACATTGGTCGCTATTATCCCGCCTATTTGCGCGAACACCTGCTGGACGACAATCCGCAGGCGCAGAAACGCCAGCAATTGTTCATTCAACAATGCCCGGTGCAACTCAAGACCCTGGCACTGGAGTACAAAATCAAGGGTGAAGGCGGACTGACCCGGCGTGGTTTCCAGTGCGTCAGCGCGGTGGTCGAGCCCGTTCGCGCCCAACGCTGCGTCGGCGACGATGAAATCATCATGCGCGTGCTGGCCTTCAGACGAAAACCCGACGCCCACGCCGACGTCGTACAAAACATGTTCATCATCGAGCCGCGCAATGCGGATGCCGGACCGCATGTGCTGTATCGCCCGGCCTACGCTCAGTCACTGCTGGAGTTTGCCAGCCGCGAACAACTGCTCAACGCTATCGCCGCGCCTGGCGAGTTGCAAGACAGCGTCCTGACCTGGTTGCCGGATAACGCCAGGGCGATCTACAGCAACGGTGGTTTTACCGAGCCCCATATCATCCGTTTCAGCCTGGGCTCCGAATCCGACGTATTGCCCGGCGTTCCCAGCCCCGCCACGCTGGCGCCGGCAGACGATCGCAGCGCGGGCGAGATACTGGGTTACCTCAGCAATGGCCGGTTGATGGAGTACCTGTTCGGCAGTGAGGCGCGCCAGTTGGTGGACCTGGCGCAGCGCCAGTCGACGTCCAGCGCGCAAAGTCGCTGGGCGCATCTGCTCGAAGGCGTGCAACTGGGTTTCAACACGCTGCTGGTGGTGATACGCGGGCCGTTGGCCGCCGCCGCGTGGATGCTGCAACTGACGCAGAGCCTTAGCCAGGATCTGCCGGCGCTGCAAAGCGATGACCCGGTTGCCCGAGAGCTGGCCTGGGTCGACGTGCTGTTGAACATCGGCATGCTGCTGGTGCATCAGGGCCAGGCGAGCGAGGCAATGGTAGAAACGGAGCACCGCGCGCAAACCCTCGCCCAGCTGCCGTTACGTCGACGCCTTGGCGACCCCGTCAGCCACCCTCAAGCGCAAGTGCACTACGCAGGCACCGGCGTGCCTTCCGAGCCGCCCGGCGGGGGGCGCACGCCGCTGGACTTCGACCGCTCCCTGGCCAGTGACAGCGCTTCGGCGCGGCTACTGGAAAAACTGCTGGCGGTCAGCCGGCCCTGGCCAAAGCCTGCGCCCGCTGCCGTCGATATCGGCCCGTTCCAGGGTTTGTACAGGATCGACAGCCTGTGGCATGCCTCGGTGGGCGGCCTGTTGTTTCGCGTCTCGATCGTACCGGGTGTGGGCGAGGTGTTCATCATCCATCCACAAAAAACCGACCACCCCGGCATCAAGCTCAAGACCGATGGCAAAGGTCATTGGACGCTGGATCGAGGTCTGAAACTGCAGGGCGGTGGCCCCAAGCGTATTGCTGCGCTGCGCGAGGAGAATCGTGAGAAAACGCGCCAACTGATCAATCGCGCAGAAGCCCTCAACGCAGAAATCACACCGCAGATGGCTACGCTCAGGGAATCGATGACACGCATGGAAGAGGCTGACCAGGCCCTGGCCAGACAAGGACGCGTGCTGAATGTGGCGTGGAACCTGATGGACCAGGCCGACGTGCAGCAAAGACCGGCCCTGCAGGCCCGGCACACCCAGGAGATGCAACGGCACAGCGCGGCCCGCGCCCAATTCGAAATCCTTATGCAGACCCTGATCGAACGCTTCGAGCACACCTCGCGGTTGCGCCAGGAGGCCATCCAGGTCGGCCGCGACCTGGAAAAGTTCGGCGGCGCCAGGATGCACGTGCAGGAACGCGCCAAGATGCTGAAGCTGATCTGGGAGCAGCAATTCGTCATTCACACCTATCTGCGTAACTGGACCAACTCCCTGCTGTACTCCAACCGTGGCGAGCCGATGGGCCATCTGGAAAAACGCATGCTGGTCAGTTACGTATTGGGCGATCCCGGTGCTTACAACGAACATGTCAGCCGCAGCATCGAAATGGCCGATGCACTTGAGCGTATGGGCCAACTCGCCAGTGAGATGGAAACCACCCTCGATCAACTGGAACAGGATTCCGGCGCGGGTCGCGCGATCCGTCAGGATTTCCTGGCGATGATCAATCCGAGCACTTTCTTCAACGAGAACATGCGCCTTAGGGCGCTATCGGCGCTGGCCGGAGTGACGGCCGTCGTTTCCGACAGCCGGTTGCCACCCCAGGAGGCGCTGTACGTCAAGCGCCTCAACAGCCTCGATATTCATCAGGCGGTGCAGTCGCACATCGCCGTGCGCAGCAGCGACGGGTTTCCTCTCGATGAGCAACGCAACGTCTATGAAAGCCTGCTCGCCCATTACAACGAGTACGAGAACGGCATTCAGGCGCTCAAGGCCATCAATCCGCTGCGATTGCCGTCCAGTTCCGAGCGTTTTCTACAAAGCCTGCGGTACGCACAGGCATTGGCGCAAAACGAATTAGAAAGCGTGGTGCGCAAACAGGAGGCCCTGGCGGTCGAATTGCCCCTGTCGAAAACCCTGCGGGCGAAGGCCCCCACCACCAAGGTATTCCGCACCCGCGGGAAAGACTATCTGGTGGGCGATTTCAAACTGACCGATGCACAGGAGGAGCAGGTGACCATCACCGACGCCTTCACCACCAGGGCCCTCACTACCTTCAAGAAAAGCGGCGACGGTTGGGCGCAAGTCGTTGAAAAAGACCCGGACGCGCCAGTGACGAGCCCACCTAAAATCGCCTTGGCCACCCTGCGCGAGCAAGGCCGTGGATTGATCAACCAACGAGCCGCCATCGAGCAGGTCATCAGCGCCCAGCAGAGTGAACTCGACGACCCTGTCACCCGCCAGGCCATCAACCCGGCGGACTGGGAGGAGCTGCTGGGCGGCCAGGCCCGTGAACTGGACGCGGTGGCCGACGAACTGGCCCACCATTACCCCGAGGCGTCCACAGACTTGATCGAGGAGTTTCGCGTCAACGCCCGGGACATGCAGCGCAAGGCCGTACAGGTGTGCAGCGCCGCCTACAAATTGCAGTGGCCGACCCAGGTAGGCATCGAGTACTTATGGCGCAACCAGCAGATCGATATCAACCTGACCAGCCTGGCGGCCCCGCAACGGCCGACCCTGCGCGGTGACTTTTTCACCGAGTACGCGGTGTACGACAAGGTCGGCAAGCCACCGAAGGTGTTGTGGTACGCCCACTTCCACTACGCCACGGCGCAGGCGCCGGCCGCCGCGTACACGCGGGCGCATTTGAAATTGCCCGAACAGCGCAAGTTCACCCAGAAGGACCTGCTCAAGGAGCATGTGCAGCAGCAGTTGCAGGCTCACGGAGAACCTGGCGCGGTGCCGCTGCGCAGCATCGTCTACGCGCTGATCAGCCCGCCCGTGGACCAGCTGTTCTTGGCCATCGCACCCCGCCCATGA
- a CDS encoding DUF5629 family protein — translation MTASSLPAELHTADMLEIDGLHAFDFTFDENGLRTTCMDGRAEKRWSFSQAQVQSAAFDDNLQSWTLTGESGEHRLVCMSAFTGNNNDEEDEHDDA, via the coding sequence ATGACTGCTTCCAGCCTGCCCGCTGAACTTCACACTGCCGACATGCTCGAAATCGATGGCTTGCATGCCTTTGACTTCACCTTCGACGAGAACGGCCTGCGCACCACCTGCATGGACGGCCGCGCCGAAAAGCGCTGGTCGTTCAGCCAGGCGCAGGTGCAGAGCGCCGCTTTTGACGACAACTTGCAAAGCTGGACCCTCACCGGTGAGTCGGGCGAACACCGCCTGGTGTGCATGAGCGCCTTCACCGGCAACAATAACGACGAGGAAGACGAGCATGATGATGCGTAG
- a CDS encoding lactonase family protein, translating to MMMRRFWPLLMAGSVGAMSVQAAPADTYELLVGSYTAGTSEGIYRLQFDSRTGQFQGKPVLAAKADNPSWLTVSKDQKHLFVVNENGPGQKDAVGRVSSYAIDPKNHQLTLVNQVQSLGNEPTHSSVAADGRYLFVANYSVVEDPGGSLAILPVDAGGKLSTPVQLSGHPASRVNPERQASNHVHSVVSSPDGKYVFVQDLGADKLFAYRYDPTTNHELPLTPANPASVQLPPGSGPRHLLFSADGKHAWLTTEMSAQVAVFDYNDGKLTQTQLVDYAAGQPVSDKAGAALHASSDGKFLYVSNRGTANQIIVFGVDPATAHLKELQRRSVEGDHPREFTLDPSGKFLLIANQKSNEIVVIERDLKTGLLGKTVQKLPIDAPSDLKFLLRQ from the coding sequence ATGATGATGCGTAGATTCTGGCCGCTGCTGATGGCCGGCAGTGTTGGTGCGATGTCGGTGCAGGCAGCACCGGCGGACACCTATGAACTGTTGGTGGGCAGCTACACCGCCGGCACCAGCGAAGGCATTTACCGCCTGCAATTCGACAGTCGTACCGGGCAGTTCCAAGGCAAACCGGTGCTGGCGGCCAAGGCGGACAACCCGTCGTGGTTGACCGTATCCAAGGACCAGAAGCATCTGTTTGTGGTCAATGAAAATGGTCCGGGCCAGAAAGATGCGGTGGGGCGCGTGAGCAGCTACGCGATCGACCCGAAAAATCACCAGCTCACCCTGGTCAATCAGGTGCAGAGCCTGGGTAACGAACCGACCCATTCCAGCGTGGCGGCGGACGGGCGTTACCTGTTTGTCGCCAACTATTCGGTGGTGGAAGACCCGGGCGGCAGCCTGGCGATCCTGCCGGTGGACGCCGGCGGCAAGTTGTCGACGCCGGTGCAGTTGAGCGGGCACCCGGCCAGCCGCGTGAACCCTGAACGCCAGGCCTCCAACCACGTGCATTCGGTGGTCTCATCGCCAGATGGCAAGTACGTGTTCGTTCAGGACCTGGGAGCGGACAAGCTGTTCGCCTACCGGTATGACCCGACGACCAACCACGAATTGCCATTGACCCCGGCCAATCCGGCGTCGGTGCAGCTGCCGCCGGGCAGCGGCCCGCGTCACCTGCTGTTCAGCGCGGACGGCAAACACGCCTGGTTGACCACCGAGATGAGCGCCCAGGTCGCGGTGTTCGATTACAACGACGGCAAGCTGACCCAGACCCAACTGGTCGACTACGCCGCCGGGCAGCCGGTGTCCGACAAGGCCGGCGCGGCGTTGCATGCCTCCAGCGACGGCAAGTTCCTGTATGTGAGTAATCGCGGCACCGCCAACCAGATCATCGTATTTGGCGTGGACCCGGCCACCGCGCACCTCAAGGAGCTGCAGCGTCGCAGTGTGGAAGGCGACCATCCGCGCGAGTTCACCCTCGACCCGAGCGGCAAGTTCCTGTTGATCGCCAACCAGAAGAGCAATGAAATCGTAGTGATCGAGCGCGACCTCAAAACCGGCCTGCTGGGTAAAACCGTGCAGAAATTGCCGATCGATGCACCCAGTGACCTTAAGTTCCTGCTGCGTCAATAA